In Paenibacillus sp. 1781tsa1, one DNA window encodes the following:
- a CDS encoding metallophosphoesterase, which translates to MERIAIVSDIHGNMTAWEAVLEDIRSRGVERIFCLGDLVGKGPEPVQVVDQVRATCELVIRGNWDELVAVNQDNENFTWQAERLGEERLAYLASLPFSYQFQLSGRTIRLVHASPQSVYHRVQPWDAMEKRLAMFDSPTDEPEQGVADVVGYGDVHNAYLQYMNGKLLFNAGSVGNPLDLPQASYCILEGEDRNDINTPFNVQFVRVPYDIEREVQIAQSANVPALDFYIREIRTGIYRGLQE; encoded by the coding sequence ATGGAACGAATTGCGATTGTATCCGACATTCATGGCAACATGACTGCCTGGGAAGCGGTGCTGGAAGATATCAGAAGTCGCGGCGTAGAGCGAATCTTTTGTCTTGGTGACCTCGTGGGCAAGGGACCAGAACCAGTACAGGTTGTGGATCAGGTGAGAGCGACGTGCGAACTTGTCATCCGCGGTAACTGGGATGAACTGGTTGCGGTTAACCAGGACAACGAGAACTTTACGTGGCAAGCAGAACGGTTGGGTGAGGAACGATTGGCGTATTTGGCGAGCCTACCCTTCAGTTATCAGTTTCAACTGAGCGGTCGCACCATCCGTCTGGTCCATGCTTCACCTCAAAGTGTGTACCATCGTGTGCAGCCGTGGGACGCGATGGAAAAGAGGTTGGCAATGTTTGATTCTCCGACTGATGAGCCTGAGCAAGGTGTTGCAGATGTTGTAGGTTACGGGGATGTGCATAACGCATATTTGCAGTATATGAATGGAAAATTACTGTTTAATGCAGGTAGTGTCGGCAATCCGCTCGATCTTCCCCAGGCTTCCTACTGTATTCTGGAGGGTGAAGATAGGAACGATATCAATACCCCGTTCAATGTTCAATTTGTGCGGGTACCTTATGATATTGAGCGAGAAGTACAGATTGCGCAGTCCGCGAATGTTCCTGCATTGGATTTCTATATCCGTGAGATTCGTACGGGCATCTACCGCGGGTTGCAGGAGTAG
- the sdhB gene encoding succinate dehydrogenase iron-sulfur subunit, with translation MAEQATANKTVKFIITRQDSPESSSYNEEFELPYRPNMNVISALMEIQRNPVNTDGKSIAPVCWDSNCLEEVCGACSMVINGKPRQACAALIDKLEQPVRIEPMKTFPVVRDLVIDRSRMFSALKRVKAWIPIDGTYDLGPGPRMPEKKRQWAYELSKCMTCGVCLEACPNVNEKTDFIGPAALSQVRLFNAHPTGEMNADERLEALMEDGGIEGCGNSQNCVQSCPKGIPLTTSIAEMNKQTTKHMFKRWLGV, from the coding sequence ATGGCGGAACAAGCTACAGCCAACAAAACCGTCAAGTTTATCATCACCCGTCAGGACAGCCCGGAGTCATCTTCGTACAACGAAGAATTTGAGCTTCCGTACCGTCCCAACATGAATGTGATCAGCGCCCTGATGGAGATTCAGCGGAACCCGGTCAATACAGATGGCAAATCCATTGCTCCTGTATGCTGGGATTCCAACTGTCTCGAAGAAGTCTGTGGTGCCTGCTCCATGGTTATCAACGGCAAGCCACGTCAAGCATGTGCAGCCTTGATCGACAAGCTCGAACAGCCCGTTCGTATTGAACCGATGAAGACCTTCCCGGTGGTTCGTGACCTGGTCATCGACCGTAGCCGGATGTTTAGCGCTCTGAAACGCGTAAAAGCATGGATTCCAATCGATGGTACCTATGACCTCGGTCCAGGTCCACGGATGCCTGAGAAGAAGCGTCAGTGGGCATACGAGCTGTCCAAATGCATGACATGTGGTGTATGCCTTGAGGCATGCCCGAACGTCAATGAGAAAACAGACTTTATCGGTCCAGCAGCACTGTCCCAAGTGCGCCTGTTCAATGCTCACCCAACAGGGGAGATGAACGCCGACGAACGTCTGGAAGCGTTGATGGAAGACGGAGGCATTGAGGGCTGTGGTAACTCACAGAACTGCGTGCAATCCTGTCCGAAAGGCATTCCATTGACAACCTCCATTGCCGAAATGAACAAACAAACAACCAAGCATATGTTCAAACGCTGGTTGGGTGTATAA
- a CDS encoding metallophosphoesterase, giving the protein MAETPRQGSKNSPSQRSYKVTGSEESVFPGEEKDHDPSRRSFLLRMILMTAGASLLTGGYAWLWEPRRLEIKQVELELPKFPKAFDGLRVVQFSDAHLGFHTGVKELKKLSATIEEQQPDLICFTGDIVEREAEPMRECIPVLASMQAKYGKFAVLGNHDYRGGQQNEVATMFREAGFTLLQNEHVVIEQGGERLAIAGLDDALTGRPDPAQAIKGLDQDVWKLLLMHEPDYADIATPYGFGLQLSGHSHGGQVRFPWIGALTTPRGSHKYVQGLYYTNVQGVYYTTQTQMPVYVNRGFGMTQLPIRFLCRPELTVFELKGSTT; this is encoded by the coding sequence ATGGCAGAGACACCGCGTCAGGGTAGCAAAAACTCGCCGTCCCAGCGCTCGTACAAGGTAACAGGTTCAGAAGAGTCTGTGTTTCCTGGAGAGGAAAAGGACCATGATCCCTCTCGCCGAAGTTTCTTATTGCGCATGATTTTGATGACGGCGGGTGCGAGCTTGCTCACCGGAGGTTATGCCTGGCTTTGGGAGCCGCGTCGTCTGGAAATCAAGCAAGTGGAGCTGGAACTTCCGAAGTTCCCAAAGGCGTTTGACGGATTACGTGTAGTTCAGTTCAGCGATGCCCATCTTGGTTTTCATACCGGGGTGAAGGAACTGAAGAAGTTGTCAGCAACGATTGAGGAGCAGCAACCGGACTTGATTTGTTTTACCGGAGACATCGTCGAGAGGGAAGCAGAGCCGATGCGTGAATGTATTCCGGTACTCGCCTCCATGCAAGCGAAGTATGGCAAATTTGCGGTTTTGGGGAATCATGATTATCGGGGCGGACAGCAGAATGAAGTGGCAACCATGTTCCGTGAAGCTGGATTCACTTTGTTACAGAACGAACATGTAGTGATTGAACAAGGGGGCGAACGTCTGGCCATCGCTGGTTTGGATGACGCACTTACAGGCAGGCCTGATCCTGCCCAAGCCATCAAGGGATTAGATCAAGATGTATGGAAATTGCTGCTTATGCATGAACCGGATTATGCCGATATTGCCACACCCTATGGTTTCGGATTGCAGCTTTCCGGTCATAGCCATGGTGGGCAGGTACGTTTTCCCTGGATCGGGGCACTGACAACTCCGCGAGGTTCACACAAGTATGTTCAAGGGTTGTATTACACGAATGTCCAGGGGGTATATTACACCACCCAGACACAGATGCCCGTGTATGTGAATCGTGGTTTTGGCATGACTCAACTGCCCATTCGTTTTCTGTGCAGACCCGAATTAACAGTTTTTGAGCTCAAAGGATCAACCACATAA